One segment of Streptomyces sp. NBC_00576 DNA contains the following:
- a CDS encoding pectinesterase family protein, protein MSDGLSRRSFLAAATAVSLAAAGAVVLADAPSASAATGADITWRITSETGKGDDGAAKTYAGLLHAIRDRIRSHEVRPDGGRTVDVTDQDGTSTYITVDLHGENMPQFIRVVMRRSDAYVMGWFSGVENGVGDVRIGDFFPLERGLVNGQGGIPQGRPANPNATPPDLGSQTNTRFNTLAGYDALRGQNATRDQMEINPASLATAVRELANGASIGVRDAAQSILQIIVGIAEAARFRNQAAATVTAFQYGRSYVVTPAHVEQHNNWSVLSVALLTAVVAGTTAVAFGAPLVIGGITYLAAYEIAANLMLAHHSNKGTRGRGALEGTSFLVANDGTGDYWTVQEAIDHIPSSGANTVFIDTGVYHEVITVASNKSWLTIQGVSGKAQDVIIYNTRAHGMLQPDYSTQWGTEGSAVATFKSTNLTVKDLTVSNTFDPATHPEISPYETQAVAIAAKGDRQVYDNVRILGHQDTLLVKSPTATAQTRQYFYNCFIQGNVDFIFGNATAVIDRSTIQQTYWPGGTVLAPNTDKSKKYGILITGCSIPGDGQAPIRSMYLGRPWHNSVDAWPQAVVRDTVVYPQVNDTHPWTYMTTDYSWTQARFFEYNNSGLGAGVQNAPKLTAAQAADYTAQKYLAGTDGWNPVR, encoded by the coding sequence ATGTCCGATGGACTCTCCCGCAGATCGTTTCTCGCCGCCGCGACGGCCGTCAGTCTGGCCGCCGCCGGTGCTGTGGTGCTGGCCGACGCACCCAGCGCCAGCGCGGCGACCGGCGCGGACATCACCTGGCGTATAACCAGTGAGACCGGTAAGGGAGACGACGGTGCCGCGAAGACCTACGCCGGCCTGCTCCATGCCATCAGGGACAGGATCCGTTCCCACGAGGTCAGACCGGACGGAGGCCGCACGGTCGACGTCACCGACCAGGATGGGACCAGTACGTACATCACTGTCGACCTGCACGGCGAGAACATGCCCCAGTTCATCCGGGTGGTCATGCGTCGGTCTGACGCCTACGTCATGGGCTGGTTCTCAGGCGTCGAAAACGGCGTCGGCGATGTACGGATCGGCGACTTCTTCCCGCTGGAGAGAGGACTGGTCAACGGCCAGGGCGGGATACCGCAAGGCAGACCTGCGAACCCGAACGCTACGCCGCCCGACCTGGGCAGCCAGACAAACACCCGGTTCAACACGCTCGCCGGCTACGACGCCCTGCGTGGACAGAACGCCACCCGCGACCAGATGGAGATCAACCCCGCCAGTCTCGCCACCGCCGTGCGGGAACTGGCGAACGGTGCAAGTATCGGCGTCAGGGACGCGGCACAGTCGATCCTTCAGATCATCGTGGGAATCGCCGAAGCTGCCCGGTTCCGCAACCAGGCGGCTGCGACCGTGACGGCCTTCCAATACGGAAGGTCCTACGTTGTCACCCCAGCACACGTAGAACAGCACAACAACTGGTCCGTGTTGAGTGTCGCACTTCTGACCGCGGTGGTCGCTGGTACCACCGCCGTCGCCTTCGGGGCTCCGCTCGTCATCGGTGGCATCACCTACCTAGCCGCATACGAGATCGCGGCCAACCTCATGCTGGCCCACCACTCGAACAAGGGAACCAGGGGCAGGGGCGCTCTGGAGGGCACCAGCTTTCTCGTCGCCAATGACGGCACCGGTGACTACTGGACCGTGCAAGAGGCGATCGACCACATTCCCAGCTCCGGCGCGAACACCGTCTTCATCGACACCGGCGTTTACCACGAGGTCATCACCGTTGCCAGTAACAAGAGCTGGCTGACGATCCAGGGCGTGAGCGGCAAGGCCCAGGACGTCATAATCTACAACACCCGGGCGCACGGCATGCTCCAGCCCGATTACAGCACCCAGTGGGGCACCGAGGGCAGTGCCGTGGCCACCTTCAAATCAACGAACCTGACCGTCAAGGACCTCACGGTATCCAACACGTTCGACCCCGCGACCCACCCGGAGATCAGCCCCTACGAGACCCAGGCCGTCGCCATAGCAGCCAAGGGCGACCGGCAGGTGTACGACAACGTGCGGATCCTCGGCCATCAGGACACCCTGCTCGTCAAGTCACCGACCGCCACCGCCCAGACCCGACAGTACTTCTACAACTGCTTCATCCAGGGCAACGTCGACTTCATCTTCGGCAACGCCACCGCGGTGATCGACCGGTCCACCATCCAGCAGACGTACTGGCCCGGCGGCACGGTTCTGGCGCCGAACACCGACAAGAGCAAGAAGTACGGGATCCTCATCACCGGATGCTCGATACCGGGCGACGGCCAAGCGCCGATCCGCTCGATGTACCTCGGTCGACCGTGGCACAACTCGGTGGACGCCTGGCCCCAGGCAGTGGTCCGCGACACGGTGGTGTACCCCCAGGTGAACGACACACACCCGTGGACCTACATGACCACCGACTACTCCTGGACACAGGCTCGGTTCTTCGAGTACAACAACTCCGGCCTCGGAGCCGGTGTCCAGAACGCCCCGAAGCTGACCGCCGCCCAGGCTGCCGACTACACCGCCCAGAAGTACCTGGCAGGCACCGACGGCTGGAACCCGGTCCGTTGA
- a CDS encoding sensor histidine kinase, producing MPASRFPAYHRSRARLRRIMERLSFRNRLVLSHVMVLLLALAAMAAISALIEVWLGFDDVEGDVVLQVGLLFGVAAAFPASVALSRFLLRPLDRVRAATRRLAEGHYDDVLELPSEPGLAALVEDVNTLAAALADTERRRARLISEVAHEMRTPITLLRAQIEGVADGIFVPDEAMFASLADDLYRLQRLAGDLSSLSRSEEGAFVLHGKLTDVAMVARATAERLRPQYDAQLVTLVVDAGTPVGAFCDPDRITQVLVNLLGNALAASDRHGRVALSVHAEPSPVPHVIVRIVDDGIGIAEHNLERIFHRFERLERPGRPAAAGGSGIGLAIARGIARAHGGDITAESAGLGKGATFSLRLPQEPAPGGGMPPGSR from the coding sequence ATGCCTGCCTCCCGCTTCCCGGCCTACCACCGGTCTCGTGCGCGGCTGCGCCGAATCATGGAGCGTCTGTCGTTCCGCAACCGGCTGGTGCTCTCGCACGTCATGGTGCTCCTTCTGGCACTGGCGGCCATGGCGGCGATCAGCGCGCTGATCGAGGTGTGGCTCGGTTTTGACGACGTCGAAGGCGACGTGGTCCTGCAGGTCGGCCTGTTGTTCGGAGTGGCCGCGGCGTTCCCGGCGTCCGTCGCCCTGTCCCGGTTTCTGCTGCGTCCGCTCGACAGGGTGCGTGCCGCCACGCGCCGGCTCGCCGAGGGACACTACGACGATGTCCTCGAACTTCCCAGCGAGCCGGGCCTGGCAGCGCTGGTCGAAGACGTCAACACGCTGGCGGCAGCCCTAGCCGACACCGAACGCCGCCGCGCCCGGCTGATCTCCGAGGTCGCCCACGAGATGCGAACCCCCATCACCCTTCTACGCGCCCAGATCGAGGGCGTGGCCGACGGTATCTTCGTCCCCGATGAGGCGATGTTCGCTTCCCTCGCCGACGACCTGTACCGGCTGCAGCGCTTGGCGGGCGACCTCTCCAGCCTGTCCCGGTCGGAGGAGGGCGCCTTCGTTCTTCACGGCAAGCTCACCGACGTGGCCATGGTGGCTCGGGCCACAGCCGAGCGACTGCGCCCCCAGTACGACGCCCAGCTGGTGACCCTCGTCGTGGACGCGGGCACACCCGTCGGCGCTTTCTGCGACCCGGACCGGATCACCCAGGTCCTGGTGAACCTGCTCGGCAACGCACTGGCCGCATCCGATCGGCACGGGCGTGTGGCGCTGTCCGTGCACGCTGAACCGTCTCCCGTGCCCCATGTGATCGTCCGTATCGTGGATGACGGCATCGGCATCGCCGAACACAACCTGGAGCGCATCTTCCACCGCTTCGAACGCCTTGAGCGTCCCGGCCGACCCGCTGCCGCCGGCGGTAGCGGCATCGGCCTGGCCATCGCCCGGGGCATCGCCCGAGCCCATGGCGGAGACATCACCGCGGAATCCGCCGGCCTGGGCAAGGGAGCAACGTTCTCCTTGCGCCTACCGCAGGAACCCGCCCCAGGGGGCGGCATGCCACCGGGCTCCCGCTGA
- a CDS encoding amidohydrolase family protein gives MIEGASAAALVTAAAATVPTAMASPETASSGSGLPKGNWRIDTHAHYSPDVYNDYLQRYGLLGAITGAYGPWSVERHLAFMDEYRIQASVLSFGDLQVTVGPVDDRRATARAVNDYAHNLVQTRGDRFGIFAVTPMPDIDGAVAEVDRALGELDLDGICLLTNYKGTYLGDPSFAPLYEILNDRHAYVYVHPTGPETNPAPKLCFGPDIPAGNNVFEYTFDATRAMTSLIYNGVLRDYPNIRWHFTHSGGALPFLAYRLATRHSAFPPFNEVLPEGPLKYMKRLFFDNAQAFTAAQLEPLASLVPADHIMFGSDWPATRHLYAADNVETMPFLKGSLPILKTGDPEPTVDEIYSRRQRIALERDNALDQFPKLKARIRRAGPR, from the coding sequence ATGATCGAAGGGGCATCGGCCGCGGCGCTTGTCACGGCGGCGGCGGCCACGGTGCCGACTGCCATGGCCAGTCCGGAGACGGCATCGTCCGGCTCGGGGCTGCCAAAGGGCAATTGGCGTATCGACACCCACGCCCACTACTCGCCCGACGTGTACAACGACTACCTGCAGCGCTACGGCCTCCTCGGCGCCATTACCGGGGCGTACGGTCCGTGGTCGGTCGAGCGGCACCTGGCCTTCATGGACGAGTACCGGATCCAGGCCAGCGTCCTGTCGTTCGGCGACCTCCAGGTCACCGTCGGCCCGGTCGACGACCGGCGCGCCACCGCCCGCGCGGTCAACGACTACGCCCACAACCTCGTGCAGACCCGTGGTGACCGGTTCGGGATCTTCGCGGTCACTCCGATGCCCGACATCGACGGCGCGGTCGCCGAGGTGGACCGCGCGCTCGGCGAACTGGATCTCGACGGCATCTGCCTGCTCACCAACTACAAGGGCACCTACCTCGGGGATCCTTCGTTCGCACCTCTGTACGAGATCCTCAATGACCGCCATGCCTACGTCTATGTCCACCCGACGGGTCCGGAGACGAACCCGGCTCCGAAGCTCTGCTTCGGCCCGGACATCCCGGCCGGGAACAACGTCTTCGAGTACACGTTCGATGCGACCCGCGCGATGACCAGCCTTATCTACAACGGTGTTCTGCGGGACTACCCGAACATTCGCTGGCACTTCACGCACTCCGGCGGGGCACTGCCGTTCCTGGCCTACCGGCTCGCGACACGGCACTCGGCCTTCCCGCCGTTCAACGAGGTGCTGCCCGAAGGCCCCCTCAAGTACATGAAGCGGCTGTTCTTCGACAACGCACAGGCGTTCACCGCCGCGCAGTTGGAGCCACTGGCGTCCCTCGTGCCCGCCGACCACATCATGTTCGGCAGCGACTGGCCGGCGACCCGCCACCTCTACGCGGCCGACAACGTGGAGACGATGCCCTTCCTCAAGGGCAGCCTGCCGATTCTCAAGACAGGCGACCCCGAACCGACCGTCGACGAGATCTACAGCCGGCGCCAGCGGATCGCTCTCGAGCGGGACAACGCCCTCGACCAGTTCCCGAAACTGAAGGCGCGTATACGCCGCGCCGGCCCGCGCTGA
- a CDS encoding helix-turn-helix domain-containing protein, translated as MAGRPEKRLEPDDGPVQRLAYELRLLREQAGSLTYRTMAQRVRFSVTTLAQAASGERMPSLQVLRAYVQACGADPDEWQVRWKQAVEESAATRDTAGTPPPYRGPAPYEPEDRAYFFGRDSLVAELVALVTERRFAILSGASGSGKSSLLRAGLVPALQETAGRLRPSSLVRLLTPGEGPAAAYDRLLNPCPDEPEIWVVVDQFEEVFALCRNRAERNRFIDLLLAAREPDSRVRVVLAVRADYRGRCAEHPGLAQALRDSSLRIGPMSPAELREAVTGPAAAEGLLVERELTNRLVQDVANQPGGLPILSRALLETWRKRRGRMLTLAAYEAVGGVLGPIVATGEEVYGRLSPAQARTVRQLLLRMVVPGDCSPDTPRPIPMAELRSLPEPEEAVRVVERLAHARLLTVGGDMVELAHEALLTRWARLRGWIEEDRERLREQCRLTEAARIWQEFGRDPGALYRGIRLARAEEFFTAPKMRGALTAQERAFLSASRQACEAERWEAARTTRRARCLWASLAAVLAVVLTAALVSLQRPRTGERLPIETAGPPLWPTRPHRGRMRPGARLIVWRRGLD; from the coding sequence ATGGCGGGCCGTCCTGAGAAACGACTGGAACCGGACGACGGGCCGGTGCAGCGGCTCGCATACGAACTGCGGCTGCTGCGCGAGCAGGCCGGTAGTCTCACCTATCGGACCATGGCCCAGCGGGTGCGGTTCTCGGTGACGACGCTGGCGCAGGCGGCTTCGGGCGAACGGATGCCGTCCCTTCAGGTACTTCGGGCGTACGTGCAGGCGTGCGGCGCGGACCCGGATGAATGGCAGGTGCGGTGGAAGCAGGCGGTCGAGGAGTCGGCAGCGACGCGCGACACCGCGGGTACGCCGCCGCCCTACCGGGGGCCGGCCCCGTACGAACCGGAGGACCGCGCCTACTTCTTCGGTCGGGACAGCCTGGTGGCGGAGTTGGTGGCACTGGTGACCGAGCGGCGGTTCGCGATTCTGTCCGGTGCCTCAGGGAGCGGGAAGTCCTCCCTGCTGCGGGCGGGATTGGTCCCGGCGCTGCAGGAGACGGCGGGACGACTTCGGCCTTCCTCTCTGGTCCGGCTGCTCACGCCGGGGGAGGGTCCTGCGGCCGCCTACGACCGTCTGTTGAACCCGTGCCCCGATGAGCCTGAAATCTGGGTGGTGGTCGACCAGTTCGAGGAGGTCTTCGCGCTCTGCCGGAACCGGGCCGAGCGAAACCGCTTCATCGACCTGCTGCTGGCCGCCCGAGAGCCGGACAGCCGGGTACGGGTGGTGCTCGCCGTACGGGCTGACTATCGCGGTCGCTGCGCCGAGCACCCTGGTCTCGCGCAGGCACTGCGGGATTCCAGTCTGCGGATCGGCCCGATGAGCCCTGCGGAACTGCGGGAGGCGGTCACCGGGCCGGCTGCCGCCGAAGGGCTGCTGGTGGAACGGGAGTTGACCAACAGGCTGGTCCAGGACGTCGCGAACCAGCCGGGCGGACTGCCGATCCTCTCGCGCGCCCTGCTGGAGACCTGGCGAAAACGCCGGGGCCGGATGCTGACGCTGGCCGCCTACGAAGCCGTTGGCGGCGTCCTCGGCCCGATCGTCGCCACCGGTGAAGAGGTCTACGGCCGTCTGTCCCCCGCTCAGGCACGCACCGTCCGGCAGCTGTTGTTGCGGATGGTCGTCCCCGGGGACTGTTCCCCCGACACTCCACGCCCGATTCCCATGGCCGAGCTCCGCTCCCTTCCGGAGCCCGAGGAGGCGGTCCGGGTCGTGGAAAGGCTGGCCCATGCCAGGCTGCTCACCGTGGGCGGGGACATGGTGGAACTCGCCCACGAGGCCCTGCTCACCCGCTGGGCCCGGCTGCGCGGCTGGATCGAGGAGGATCGGGAGCGGCTGCGCGAACAGTGCCGCCTCACCGAAGCCGCCCGTATCTGGCAGGAGTTCGGCCGCGACCCTGGCGCCCTGTACCGAGGTATCCGACTGGCCAGGGCGGAGGAGTTCTTCACCGCTCCAAAGATGCGCGGTGCCCTCACGGCACAGGAGAGGGCGTTCCTCAGCGCCTCCCGGCAGGCGTGCGAGGCGGAAAGGTGGGAAGCCGCCAGAACCACCCGCAGGGCACGGTGCCTGTGGGCCTCGCTGGCCGCTGTTCTGGCTGTCGTGCTGACCGCCGCGCTGGTCTCCCTGCAGCGGCCCCGGACGGGCGAGCGGCTGCCCATCGAGACGGCCGGACCGCCACTGTGGCCGACGAGGCCGCATCGCGGGCGGATGCGGCCCGGAGCGAGGTTGATTGTTTGGCGCCGCGGGCTGGATTGA
- a CDS encoding ATP-binding protein has protein sequence MTVQTSNVTIQISEMGNLPAALTTFVGRRRDLAEVRRGLGATRLLTLTGMGGVGKTRLALEAVASVADFVDGVWLVDLAAVRDPSLVANATATALGVPDLGTRPVIDQLAAFLAHRAPLIVLDNCEHLIDACAELAHALLSASPGLRVLATSRRALGICGEHLFAVPPLAPDDAAELLRDRAIAVRPEFRITDANRAQVLRLCEGLDGLPLAIELAASRLRMLTVDEAVNRLEDRFGLLTSGSRVARPHQRTLRALIDWSHELCTPTERLLWSRLSVFAGDFGLDAAEAVCAGDGIGRDEVLDLLDRLVVQSIVVPTEHEGLPRYRLLGTIRQYGRERLPESGQEQTLRRYDAFYLALAERIADGWYGPGQLESLARLRAEHANLRAALERGGDPQATLALAAALRFHWCEGGFLGEGRRWLDRALAAAPEPSPARARALWVAALVAVLQRDHATAYRWLDEAGALGEHLDDPVVCAHVQNLRGMLALFSGRLEEAVSLLEEAVAAHMGTGEKIGAVYTLILMATAQSHLGDPRATETCRQAVALAEAHDERLARAHAQWTLGYDAWRRGDLAEASVMIRAALENEQGFNDYARVALMLDELAWVTAAGGDHKQAGRLLGAARALWRDIDIPIAAFGPHMAEQHAQCEEAVTWALGPAAYEKALAEGGSHRGPDEAIAYALRTGSESTAAAPAPSPLTLREQDVAALVAKGMSNRQIASALGRSPRTVDGHVENILAKLGFGSRARIASWWTANQASTSHGNPVQIPGPGAESEQK, from the coding sequence GTGACCGTCCAGACATCGAACGTGACCATCCAGATATCAGAGATGGGGAATCTGCCTGCCGCCCTGACCACGTTCGTGGGCAGGCGCCGGGACCTCGCCGAAGTGCGCCGCGGTCTGGGGGCCACGCGGCTGCTGACGCTCACCGGTATGGGCGGGGTGGGCAAGACACGGCTGGCGCTGGAGGCGGTCGCGTCGGTGGCGGACTTCGTGGACGGGGTGTGGCTGGTGGATCTGGCGGCGGTGCGGGACCCGTCGCTGGTGGCGAACGCCACGGCGACCGCGCTGGGGGTGCCGGACCTGGGCACCAGGCCGGTCATCGACCAGCTCGCCGCCTTTCTGGCCCATCGCGCTCCGCTGATCGTGCTGGACAACTGCGAACACCTCATCGACGCCTGCGCCGAGCTGGCACACGCGCTGCTGTCGGCCTCCCCCGGACTGCGCGTTCTGGCGACGAGCCGCCGGGCGCTGGGAATCTGCGGCGAGCACCTCTTCGCCGTCCCTCCGCTGGCGCCGGACGACGCGGCGGAACTGCTGCGGGACCGGGCCATCGCCGTGCGCCCGGAGTTCCGGATCACCGACGCCAACCGCGCCCAGGTCCTCCGGTTGTGCGAGGGCCTGGACGGGCTGCCGCTGGCCATCGAACTGGCCGCGTCCCGGCTGCGGATGCTGACCGTCGACGAGGCGGTGAACCGGCTGGAGGACCGCTTCGGGCTGCTCACGAGCGGCAGCCGGGTCGCCCGGCCGCACCAGCGGACGCTACGCGCGTTGATCGACTGGAGCCACGAGCTGTGCACCCCCACCGAGCGGCTGCTGTGGAGCCGGTTGTCGGTCTTCGCCGGCGACTTCGGCCTGGACGCGGCCGAGGCCGTCTGTGCGGGCGACGGCATCGGCCGGGACGAGGTACTCGATCTCCTCGACCGGCTGGTCGTCCAGTCGATCGTCGTGCCCACCGAGCACGAGGGCCTGCCGCGCTATCGGCTGCTGGGAACCATCCGCCAGTACGGGCGGGAGCGGCTCCCCGAGTCCGGCCAGGAGCAGACGCTGCGACGGTACGACGCTTTCTACCTGGCCCTCGCCGAGCGCATCGCCGACGGCTGGTACGGCCCCGGCCAGCTGGAGAGCCTGGCGCGGCTGCGTGCCGAGCATGCCAATCTGCGCGCGGCGCTGGAGCGGGGCGGCGACCCGCAGGCCACCCTGGCGCTGGCCGCCGCGCTGCGCTTCCACTGGTGCGAGGGTGGGTTCCTCGGTGAGGGACGCCGCTGGCTCGACCGGGCGCTCGCCGCCGCGCCCGAGCCCAGCCCGGCCCGGGCCAGGGCGCTGTGGGTCGCCGCCTTGGTGGCGGTGCTGCAGCGCGATCACGCTACGGCGTACCGGTGGCTGGACGAGGCCGGAGCGCTGGGTGAGCACCTGGACGACCCGGTGGTGTGCGCCCACGTCCAGAACCTGCGTGGCATGTTGGCGTTGTTCAGCGGCCGGCTGGAGGAGGCCGTGTCCTTGTTGGAGGAAGCGGTGGCCGCCCATATGGGGACAGGCGAGAAAATCGGCGCGGTCTACACGCTGATTCTGATGGCTACCGCCCAGTCCCACCTGGGGGATCCACGCGCCACGGAGACCTGCAGGCAGGCGGTCGCCCTGGCCGAGGCGCATGACGAGCGGTTGGCCCGCGCGCATGCGCAGTGGACGCTCGGCTACGACGCCTGGAGGCGCGGCGACCTGGCGGAGGCCTCGGTCATGATCCGGGCCGCGCTGGAGAACGAGCAGGGCTTCAACGACTACGCCAGGGTCGCGCTGATGCTGGACGAGCTCGCCTGGGTCACCGCTGCGGGCGGTGACCACAAACAGGCGGGGCGGCTGCTGGGTGCGGCGCGTGCCCTGTGGCGGGACATCGACATCCCCATCGCCGCGTTCGGCCCGCACATGGCCGAGCAGCACGCCCAGTGCGAGGAAGCCGTCACATGGGCGCTGGGCCCGGCAGCGTACGAGAAGGCCCTCGCGGAGGGCGGCAGCCACCGCGGCCCCGACGAGGCCATCGCCTACGCCCTGCGCACCGGGTCCGAGTCGACCGCCGCGGCCCCCGCCCCGAGTCCGCTTACCCTCCGGGAGCAGGACGTGGCCGCGCTGGTGGCCAAGGGCATGAGTAACCGGCAGATCGCGTCCGCGCTCGGACGCTCCCCTCGCACGGTCGACGGCCACGTCGAGAACATCCTGGCCAAGCTCGGCTTCGGCTCCCGTGCCCGGATCGCGTCCTGGTGGACAGCGAACCAGGCGTCCACCTCGCACGGCAACCCCGTACAAATACCCGGACCGGGGGCGGAGAGCGAGCAGAAGTAA
- a CDS encoding response regulator transcription factor: protein MSTQRVLVVDDEPKIRMTVRGYLEADGFHVVEAADGPSALQAVTRDLPDLVVLDVMLPGLDGFQVLRRIREASQIPVIMLTARDEEVDRLIGFTTGSDDYVTKPFSPRELALRVRAILRRTDSRSEAADEDGVLRFDGLTVDSVTRTVLVDADRAVELSALDFDLLFAMARAPGRVFTRRGLLAQVWGEDFFGDERVVDVHIRTLRRALGDDAGAPRFVGTVRTIGYRFTGRPA, encoded by the coding sequence ATGAGTACGCAGCGCGTTCTGGTCGTCGATGACGAGCCCAAGATCCGTATGACCGTGCGCGGTTACCTGGAGGCGGACGGGTTCCACGTCGTCGAAGCCGCGGACGGACCGTCCGCCCTGCAGGCGGTCACCCGTGACCTGCCGGACCTCGTGGTGCTCGATGTGATGCTCCCGGGGCTGGACGGATTCCAGGTCCTGCGCCGCATCCGGGAGGCGAGTCAGATCCCGGTGATCATGCTCACCGCCCGCGACGAGGAGGTCGACCGGCTGATCGGCTTCACCACCGGCAGCGACGACTACGTCACCAAGCCGTTCAGCCCCCGCGAACTGGCCCTGCGGGTGCGCGCCATCCTGCGGCGCACAGACAGCCGGTCCGAGGCGGCCGACGAGGACGGCGTCCTGCGCTTCGACGGGCTGACTGTCGACAGCGTGACGCGGACCGTGCTGGTCGATGCCGACCGGGCGGTGGAACTGTCCGCTCTCGACTTCGATCTGCTGTTCGCGATGGCCCGGGCCCCCGGACGGGTCTTCACCCGGCGCGGCCTGCTGGCCCAAGTATGGGGCGAGGACTTCTTCGGTGACGAGCGCGTCGTGGACGTGCACATCCGCACTCTGCGACGTGCGCTGGGCGACGACGCGGGCGCACCCCGGTTCGTGGGAACCGTCCGCACCATCGGCTACCGGTTCACAGGGCGCCCCGCCTAG
- a CDS encoding quinone oxidoreductase family protein translates to MEQTMMAVRLFEHGGPEVLKYIEAPIPEVGPDDILMRVHATAVNSWDLRYRSGNLPQPLPGRPAWPLPFQLGRDAAGEIVATGENVTRWSPGDRAVQLPHPPCRNCALCVRGLENLCIDTAYPGHQVFGGYAQYVVRRQDAILPIPEGIDFETAAATMWSYTTPLNCARQAPVGPGDTVVITGASGGMAIACAQLAKLSGATVIGTTTKPDRDEALRKLGYDHIVHSTDPRLPAQVRELTHGLGADAVWDCVGGNDFFQLSLACIRLGGTVIVLGTPTDQGSRLELDALALIGGQVKIASVRGATLRDQQLCLELLADGKIEPIIDRAYPLAEAAEAHAYLESHRQTGKVLLLP, encoded by the coding sequence GTGGAACAGACCATGATGGCGGTCCGCCTGTTCGAACATGGCGGTCCCGAGGTGCTCAAGTACATCGAGGCACCGATTCCCGAGGTCGGCCCCGACGACATCTTGATGCGCGTGCACGCCACGGCCGTCAACAGCTGGGATCTCCGATACCGCTCGGGCAACCTGCCGCAGCCGCTCCCGGGACGGCCCGCGTGGCCTCTGCCGTTCCAGCTCGGCCGGGACGCGGCCGGTGAAATCGTCGCCACCGGCGAGAACGTCACCCGGTGGAGCCCCGGCGACAGGGCGGTGCAGCTACCGCACCCGCCGTGCCGCAACTGCGCCCTGTGCGTACGCGGACTCGAAAACCTGTGCATCGACACCGCCTACCCCGGACACCAGGTCTTCGGCGGATACGCCCAGTACGTCGTGCGTCGCCAGGACGCGATCCTGCCCATCCCCGAGGGCATCGACTTCGAGACCGCCGCAGCCACCATGTGGTCCTACACCACCCCGCTCAACTGTGCGCGGCAAGCACCTGTCGGTCCCGGTGACACGGTGGTCATCACCGGCGCCAGCGGGGGGATGGCGATCGCCTGCGCACAACTGGCGAAGCTGAGCGGAGCCACCGTCATCGGCACCACCACCAAGCCGGACCGCGACGAAGCGCTCAGGAAGCTCGGCTACGACCACATCGTGCACTCCACCGATCCCCGACTGCCGGCACAGGTCAGGGAGCTGACGCACGGTCTGGGCGCGGACGCCGTCTGGGACTGTGTCGGCGGCAACGACTTCTTCCAGCTTTCCCTTGCCTGCATACGGCTCGGCGGTACGGTCATCGTCCTGGGTACACCGACCGACCAGGGATCCCGGCTCGAGCTGGACGCACTCGCGCTCATCGGCGGGCAGGTGAAGATCGCCAGCGTGCGCGGGGCGACCCTGCGGGACCAGCAGCTGTGCTTGGAACTGCTGGCAGACGGAAAGATCGAGCCGATCATCGACCGGGCCTATCCCCTGGCAGAGGCGGCTGAGGCCCACGCTTACCTGGAAAGCCATCGGCAGACCGGCAAAGTGCTTCTCCTGCCATGA